One Thiocapsa bogorovii DNA segment encodes these proteins:
- a CDS encoding YicC/YloC family endoribonuclease, with amino-acid sequence MIKSMTAFARESRCGDFGELTWELRAVNHRYLEPHLRLPEELRALETGVRTRLAARVQRGKLDCNLRYVPAVGFTGSLRVNRAFVEQLLAAGQEVGAIIGRGVDPSPFELLRWPGVLQEQDRDLDQVTAAALDLLETAIDTLLATREREGERLERLLADRCDRLQESVVRVRARMPEVMTSVRRRLAERLAELRAELDPARLEQEMALVAARLDVDEEMDRLVAHVAEVRDVLKRREPVGRRLDFLMQELNREANTLGSKSADVEVTREAVEMKVLIEQMREQVQNLE; translated from the coding sequence ATGATCAAGAGTATGACGGCCTTCGCGCGCGAGTCGCGCTGCGGTGATTTCGGCGAGCTGACCTGGGAGCTGCGGGCCGTCAACCACCGCTATCTCGAGCCCCACCTGCGGTTGCCCGAGGAGTTGCGCGCGCTCGAAACCGGCGTGCGCACTCGACTGGCCGCCCGCGTGCAACGCGGCAAGCTCGACTGCAACCTGCGCTATGTCCCAGCCGTCGGATTCACCGGAAGCCTGCGGGTCAACCGAGCCTTTGTCGAGCAGCTCCTTGCGGCCGGGCAGGAGGTCGGCGCCATCATCGGTCGCGGTGTCGACCCGTCTCCCTTCGAGCTGCTGCGCTGGCCCGGCGTGCTCCAGGAGCAAGACCGCGACCTGGATCAGGTGACGGCCGCCGCGCTGGATCTTCTCGAAACCGCAATCGACACCCTTCTTGCGACCCGCGAGCGCGAGGGCGAGCGCCTGGAACGCCTTCTGGCCGATCGCTGCGACCGCCTGCAGGAGAGCGTGGTGCGTGTGCGTGCCCGGATGCCCGAGGTGATGACGAGCGTGCGGCGGCGTCTTGCCGAACGTCTCGCCGAGCTGCGCGCCGAGCTGGACCCCGCGCGCCTTGAGCAGGAGATGGCCCTGGTCGCGGCGCGACTGGATGTCGACGAAGAGATGGACCGTCTCGTCGCCCATGTCGCCGAGGTTCGGGACGTGCTCAAACGCCGCGAGCCGGTCGGGCGCCGTCTGGATTTTCTCATGCAGGAGCTCAACCGCGAGGCCAACACCCTGGGTTCCAAATCAGCCGACGTGGAGGTCACCCGAGAGGCGGTCGAGATGAAGGTCCTGATCGAGCAGATGCGCGAGCAGGTGCAGAATCTGGAGTGA
- a CDS encoding RelA/SpoT family protein, with translation MRTALLPVVDHTSEQPVRSAAEECDRAPVARYLISDLCAYLETYLPPEQVSEFYRAYLFGAEAHEGQSRKSGEPYIYHPVAVARILAEMHMDYKCLIAALLHDVIEDTPVDKEQVAEVFDEEIADLVDGVSKLSQIEFESRAEAQAASLQKMLLAMTRDIRVILIKLADRLHNMRTLASMHPDACRRISRETLDIFAPIANRLGINRVRVELEELGFLHHWPWRRHVIQRALQKTCGARVEMVGTVETALKRALHQEDIHGEVEGRRKHLYGIYRKMREKRRAFSEVVDVFAFRVTVDRIDTCYRVLGLVHNLYKPVPGRFKDYIAIPKANGYQSLHTVLIGPQGIHIEIQIRTEDMQRMAESGIAAHWLYKSGDQSTANATTLASEWLQNLLVMQRAAGNSVEFLDHVKIDLFPDEVYVFTPKGRILTLKRGATVIDFAYAIHSDVGNTCVAARIDRRMVSLSTNLRSGQTVEIINAPGAKPNAAWLNFVVTGKARASIRGYLKNLKQREAQVLGRRLLSAELGAFGVDLESLDPIRVAAYLEEANQRTLDDLLGDIGLGNRLAAFVARRLAGGDDDDATQAMQADRNLHPHRLAIRGTEGMVVSFARCCRPIPGDTIAALFSPGRGIVVHRSECRNLGSLETKRDKRLDVEWANEPDGEFPTEIRVEIGNRRGALAVVAGAIAELGSNIENVHSREKDGMTTALEFLILVKSRVHLARIMRRLRQIPLVLRITRIPR, from the coding sequence ATGCGAACCGCCCTCCTCCCCGTCGTCGACCACACCTCCGAGCAACCGGTTCGGTCCGCCGCGGAGGAATGCGACCGTGCGCCCGTGGCCCGTTATTTGATCAGCGACCTTTGCGCCTATCTGGAGACCTACCTCCCGCCCGAGCAGGTCAGCGAGTTCTATCGGGCCTATCTGTTCGGTGCCGAGGCGCACGAGGGTCAGAGCCGCAAATCGGGCGAGCCCTACATCTACCATCCGGTCGCGGTGGCGCGCATCCTCGCCGAGATGCACATGGACTATAAGTGCCTGATCGCGGCACTGCTTCACGACGTGATCGAGGATACCCCGGTCGACAAGGAGCAGGTCGCGGAGGTTTTCGACGAGGAGATTGCGGATCTCGTCGACGGGGTCAGCAAGCTCTCGCAGATCGAGTTCGAGTCGCGCGCCGAGGCCCAGGCGGCGAGCCTTCAGAAGATGCTCCTCGCCATGACGCGCGACATCCGCGTCATCCTGATCAAGCTCGCCGATCGGCTCCACAACATGCGCACGCTCGCGTCGATGCACCCCGATGCCTGTCGAAGGATCTCACGAGAGACGCTCGACATCTTCGCCCCCATCGCCAACCGTCTCGGCATCAACCGCGTTCGGGTCGAGCTCGAAGAGCTGGGGTTCCTGCACCATTGGCCCTGGCGCCGTCACGTGATTCAACGCGCCTTGCAGAAGACCTGCGGTGCGCGTGTCGAAATGGTCGGCACGGTAGAGACGGCCCTCAAGCGGGCCCTGCATCAGGAGGACATCCACGGGGAGGTCGAGGGCCGACGCAAGCATCTCTACGGTATCTATCGCAAGATGCGCGAGAAGCGACGAGCCTTCTCGGAGGTGGTGGACGTCTTCGCGTTCCGGGTCACGGTGGATCGGATCGACACCTGTTATCGGGTGCTCGGGCTGGTCCACAATCTCTACAAGCCGGTGCCCGGGCGATTCAAGGACTACATCGCCATCCCCAAGGCGAACGGGTACCAGTCGCTCCACACCGTGCTCATCGGCCCGCAGGGCATCCATATCGAGATCCAGATCCGCACTGAGGACATGCAGCGCATGGCCGAGTCCGGGATCGCCGCGCACTGGCTGTACAAGAGCGGCGATCAATCCACGGCGAATGCCACGACATTGGCCTCGGAGTGGTTGCAGAATCTGCTTGTGATGCAGCGTGCGGCCGGCAATTCGGTGGAGTTCCTCGATCATGTGAAGATCGATCTCTTCCCCGACGAGGTTTACGTCTTCACGCCCAAGGGTCGCATCCTGACCCTCAAACGGGGTGCTACGGTCATCGACTTCGCCTACGCGATCCATTCCGATGTCGGCAACACCTGTGTCGCCGCGCGGATCGACCGACGCATGGTCTCGCTCAGCACGAATTTGCGCAGCGGCCAGACGGTGGAGATCATCAATGCACCCGGCGCTAAGCCGAATGCGGCCTGGCTGAATTTCGTCGTGACCGGCAAGGCCCGCGCGAGCATCCGGGGCTATCTGAAGAACCTCAAGCAGCGCGAGGCCCAGGTGCTGGGGCGGCGCCTGCTGAGTGCGGAGCTCGGCGCATTCGGGGTGGATTTGGAGAGCCTCGACCCGATCCGTGTCGCGGCCTACCTGGAAGAGGCCAATCAGCGCACGCTCGACGACCTGCTCGGGGATATCGGGCTCGGCAATCGTCTGGCCGCATTCGTAGCGCGTCGCTTGGCCGGGGGCGATGACGACGATGCGACCCAAGCGATGCAGGCCGACAGGAATCTCCATCCCCACCGCTTGGCGATTCGCGGCACCGAGGGGATGGTGGTGAGCTTCGCGCGCTGCTGCCGGCCCATCCCGGGCGATACCATCGCCGCGCTCTTCAGTCCGGGTCGGGGGATCGTGGTCCATCGCAGTGAATGCCGCAACCTCGGCAGCCTGGAGACCAAGCGCGACAAACGTCTGGATGTCGAATGGGCCAACGAGCCGGACGGCGAGTTCCCGACCGAGATCCGGGTCGAGATCGGCAATCGACGCGGTGCGCTCGCGGTGGTGGCCGGGGCCATCGCCGAGCTGGGCTCGAACATCGAGAATGTCCATTCCCGCGAGAAGGACGGTATGACCACGGCGTTGGAATTTCTTATCCTCGTCAAGAGCCGTGTGCACCTCGCGCGCATCATGCGCCGCTTGAGACAGATCCCGTTGGTCTTGCGGATCACCCGAATTCCGCGCTGA
- a CDS encoding serine/threonine protein kinase, whose amino-acid sequence MAVARDSLPAGTLLGPYRVVKTIAQGGFSLIYLAYDEDSGEEVVIKEYMPKKIARRDSARRVMASEPQLAENLYQGRRLFFQEAKALASLKHPSIVRVLDFFLANDTGYLVMPNERGRNLGAYVQARRGGLSTTFILDVFIPVLDALSLLHRRSMVHLDVKPGNIHLRHGNRPMLLDLGAVHPLAKSRARGGQVVTAGYSPIEQYLRDGHIGPWTDVYAVGASIRACMEGRTPPPAPQRQKEDTLIPATEELKTRYPFPLLRLVDWSMSMEIGDRPQDAGELLAGVLEQVARSSDTVSGTPPSASE is encoded by the coding sequence ATGGCCGTCGCCCGAGACAGCCTGCCCGCCGGCACCTTGCTGGGTCCGTATCGGGTCGTGAAGACCATCGCGCAGGGCGGTTTCAGTCTCATCTACCTCGCCTATGACGAGGACTCGGGCGAAGAGGTCGTGATAAAGGAATACATGCCCAAGAAGATCGCGCGGCGCGATAGCGCCCGGCGCGTGATGGCGAGCGAGCCGCAGCTCGCCGAGAATCTGTATCAAGGGCGTAGGTTGTTCTTTCAAGAGGCCAAGGCCCTCGCGTCCTTGAAGCACCCTTCGATCGTACGGGTCTTGGATTTCTTCCTCGCCAACGATACGGGCTATTTGGTCATGCCCAACGAGCGCGGGCGCAATCTCGGGGCCTATGTACAGGCGCGGCGCGGTGGCCTGAGCACGACCTTCATCCTCGATGTCTTTATCCCGGTTCTCGACGCCCTGTCACTGCTGCATCGCCGCTCCATGGTCCATCTCGACGTCAAACCCGGGAATATCCACCTGAGGCACGGCAACCGACCCATGTTGCTCGATCTCGGTGCCGTGCACCCCTTGGCGAAGAGCCGCGCACGGGGCGGACAGGTCGTCACCGCAGGTTATTCGCCGATCGAGCAATACCTGCGCGACGGTCATATCGGACCCTGGACCGACGTCTACGCGGTCGGGGCGAGTATCCGCGCCTGCATGGAAGGACGCACACCGCCCCCCGCACCCCAGCGCCAGAAGGAAGATACCCTGATTCCGGCCACGGAGGAGCTGAAAACCCGGTATCCTTTCCCCTTACTCAGGCTGGTCGATTGGTCGATGTCGATGGAGATCGGCGACCGTCCACAGGATGCCGGAGAGCTCCTTGCGGGGGTCCTTGAACAGGTGGCCCGAAGCTCGGACACGGTGTCGGGCACGCCTCCGAGTGCATCCGAATAG
- a CDS encoding DUF2384 domain-containing protein: protein MSELTIDERCTLTRRIMSLLEGWNLGASDILVLLQLPAGIKARNLSRYRDEECFPDDPQVNRRLSYLVRIEDALHTYFPRNPEMRHLWVKRANKQFNKRAPIAVMVEDGESGLISVLSHLDCTFAWDMTGSKAEYGKG from the coding sequence ATGTCCGAACTCACGATCGACGAGCGCTGCACGCTCACGCGCCGCATCATGTCGCTGCTGGAAGGCTGGAATCTCGGTGCGAGCGACATCCTGGTGCTTCTTCAACTGCCGGCCGGCATCAAGGCGCGTAACCTCTCGCGCTATCGGGACGAGGAATGCTTCCCCGACGATCCTCAGGTCAATCGCCGGCTCTCCTACCTGGTGCGTATCGAAGACGCCCTGCATACCTACTTCCCGCGCAACCCGGAAATGCGCCACCTCTGGGTCAAGCGCGCCAACAAGCAATTCAACAAACGCGCGCCGATCGCGGTGATGGTCGAGGACGGCGAGAGCGGGCTGATCTCGGTCCTCTCGCATCTGGACTGCACCTTCGCGTGGGATATGACGGGGTCGAAGGCCGAATACGGTAAGGGCTGA
- a CDS encoding sigma-54 interaction domain-containing protein has translation MPSPIFESRFPYLAPRLRSGSAVVVNRIADLPPEAAADAEALSTLGIRSMATFPLSATGGSLGWLSFGAIRQTHTWTEPEVRRLRLLAGAFANAMLRRRKEVELKAALAENLALRERVEAENAVWREEVLHCREFDELVGESIALKRVLLQVEQVAPTDSTVLVLGETGTGKDLIATAVHKRSRRAERPLIRVNCAALPATLIESELFGHEKGAFTGALARKVGRFEVADGGTLVLDEIGELPLELQAKLLRVLQSGEFERLGSTTTRRSDARVIASTNRDLESMAREGTFRADLYYRLGVFPITLPPLRERREDIALLTAYFVEKLRAKLDRQVTRIPDHTIAELMAYDWPGNVRELENIVERSLILSSGSTLSVERLPVADRVRPMHGAAPGPETAADIRTLEQVERDHILAACERCGWRINGTGNAAECLGINPNTLRSRMRKLGILRPAAPREGTRRSRRTLP, from the coding sequence GTGCCGTCGCCGATTTTCGAATCCCGCTTTCCCTATCTGGCCCCTCGGTTGCGCTCCGGCAGCGCGGTCGTCGTCAACCGGATCGCCGACCTTCCGCCCGAGGCGGCGGCCGACGCGGAGGCCCTGAGCACACTCGGGATTCGCTCCATGGCCACCTTTCCGCTCTCCGCGACCGGCGGCTCGCTCGGCTGGCTGTCATTCGGGGCAATCCGCCAGACACACACCTGGACCGAACCCGAAGTCCGACGCCTGCGCCTGCTCGCCGGGGCCTTTGCGAACGCAATGCTGCGAAGGCGCAAAGAGGTTGAGCTCAAGGCCGCCCTCGCCGAGAACCTGGCACTGCGCGAACGGGTGGAGGCGGAGAACGCGGTGTGGCGAGAAGAGGTGCTGCATTGCCGCGAATTCGACGAGCTGGTGGGAGAGAGCATAGCCCTGAAGCGAGTACTGCTTCAGGTGGAGCAAGTCGCCCCCACCGACAGCACGGTCCTGGTGCTCGGCGAGACCGGCACCGGCAAGGACCTGATCGCGACCGCTGTCCACAAGCGCAGCCGCAGGGCCGAGCGGCCACTCATCCGGGTCAACTGCGCGGCCTTGCCGGCCACACTGATCGAAAGCGAGCTGTTCGGCCATGAGAAGGGCGCGTTTACGGGGGCCCTCGCCCGCAAGGTCGGCCGTTTCGAGGTCGCCGACGGCGGTACCTTGGTTCTGGACGAGATCGGCGAGCTGCCGCTGGAGCTCCAGGCGAAACTCCTGCGGGTCTTGCAGAGCGGCGAGTTCGAGCGGCTGGGCTCGACGACGACCCGGCGCAGCGACGCGCGGGTGATTGCCTCGACCAATCGTGATCTCGAGTCCATGGCGCGGGAGGGAACCTTTCGTGCCGACCTCTACTATCGTCTCGGGGTTTTCCCCATTACGCTGCCGCCGCTACGCGAGCGCCGGGAGGATATTGCACTCCTTACCGCCTATTTCGTCGAGAAGCTCCGAGCCAAGCTGGACCGACAGGTGACCCGCATCCCGGACCATACGATCGCCGAGCTGATGGCTTACGATTGGCCGGGCAACGTGCGAGAGTTGGAGAACATCGTCGAGCGCTCACTCATCCTCTCGTCGGGCTCGACGCTGTCGGTCGAGCGCCTCCCCGTGGCCGACAGGGTTAGGCCGATGCACGGCGCGGCGCCGGGGCCCGAGACTGCGGCCGACATCCGCACCCTGGAACAGGTGGAGCGTGACCACATCCTGGCGGCGTGCGAGCGCTGCGGTTGGCGCATCAATGGCACGGGCAACGCTGCGGAGTGCTTGGGGATCAATCCCAATACACTGCGCTCGAGGATGCGGAAGTTGGGTATCCTGCGGCCCGCCGCACCACGCGAAGGGACACGTCGGTCCAGGCGCACCCTCCCGTGA
- the gmk gene encoding guanylate kinase yields MSEGILFIVSAPSGAGKTSLVKALLARDPGLSLSVSCTTRAPRAGEQDGVHYHFIDQARFRESVAAGEFLEHAEVFGNLYGTREADVREALAAGQDLILEIDWQGARQVRERFRSAVGIFVLPPSIAELERRLRGRGTDSDAVIADRMAQARDEMAHVEEYGYLVVNDAFDTALDALAAIVHAERQRFERQRPRLGFLLDPLT; encoded by the coding sequence ATGAGCGAAGGTATCCTCTTTATCGTCTCGGCCCCGTCCGGCGCCGGGAAGACTTCGTTGGTTAAAGCGCTCTTGGCGCGTGATCCGGGGCTTTCGCTGTCGGTCTCCTGTACGACGCGTGCGCCTCGCGCCGGCGAGCAGGACGGCGTCCACTATCATTTCATCGATCAGGCGCGGTTTCGGGAGTCGGTCGCCGCGGGTGAGTTTCTGGAGCATGCCGAGGTCTTCGGCAATCTCTACGGGACACGCGAGGCCGATGTCCGCGAGGCACTGGCTGCCGGGCAGGATCTGATCCTCGAGATCGACTGGCAGGGCGCGCGGCAGGTCCGCGAGCGCTTTCGCTCGGCGGTCGGGATCTTCGTCTTGCCGCCGTCGATTGCGGAGCTGGAGCGTCGTCTGCGCGGGCGGGGCACCGACAGCGATGCGGTCATCGCCGATCGGATGGCGCAGGCGCGCGACGAGATGGCGCATGTCGAGGAGTACGGCTATCTGGTCGTCAACGATGCGTTCGACACGGCCCTGGATGCACTCGCGGCCATCGTTCATGCCGAGCGACAGCGTTTCGAGCGGCAGCGGCCGCGGTTGGGGTTCTTGCTCGATCCCTTGACGTGA